CTTTGGCAAATCCTGACCTACTGCCTACAAGAATGGGTAAACCTGCAGACAAAGCCTCGAGGGCAACAAGACCAAATCCCTCTGATTTTGATGGCATGATGACAAGATCAACTTCGCAGAGCAAATCTTTTATACTATCTCTGTTTTGTATAAATGTTCTAACAATCAGCTGCTCTTTAGCGATGCCACAATGCAGAAGTCTTTCTCTaacttcttcttgctctttctTTCCTTGAGGGGCACCAACAAAGATCAGTTGATAAGGTTTCTTTTTCAACCGTGGGTCAGTAAATGCTTTAGCAGCAATGTTGTACCCTTTAAGCTCAAAATCTTCCTTATCGCCACGACCAAAAATTAACACTTTAAAATCTGCATTGTTATTGACATCTTGTTCCAATTCCccaaattccctttcaaaaagtCCTGGAGTAAATGAAAGCACCTCCATTTCATTTTTGTAGCGTTGTAAATATGAAGAGTAAAATTCTGTCAGTCGGGGTCCAACAGGCATGACAAGATCAGCACGCTTACAAAGGTCAACTTCGACTTGATGCTTTCTTTCCCCTTTAGAAGTAGGATTAATGTAGTCTTTGAATTTGCCAAGGTCTTCTGGGGCAGTATGTACCACTTGTACCCATTTACAGTTCTTAAATTCCGCACAATTTCGTATTCCTTGTACTTGCCGGCCAAGTTTCTTTCCATGCCCAATGACGACATCGATGCTGAGGTCTTTAGGTGGGAAGTTTAACCAGTCAAGGGGGTCATACCCTGTTTGTTCCTCTGCTTCAACAATGGTAATTCCATAGCTTCCAGCTTCTCTTTTCTCATCATCTTTACAAACTCCCTCGGGAACTAACAATGTCACTTCCACTTTGGGATGTTTTGAAAGGTAAATTGCAAGTTCTCTGTTTAATGTTGACAAACCACCTTCTGAGGAATTCCACTCACTTCCCAGAAGGGTAACTTTTAGTGCTGACCTGGTAGAAAAACCATCACCTTGACCTGGTTCTACTAGTGAAGTGCTTGATGTGGTGATCTGAGGACAGTTATCACCCTGCAAAAGACAGAATAAAttgttttgtatatttttatCACTAATAATTTATGGCCTGCTAAGAAGTTCCTCAGCACCGTGTTACTAGACCTGTTGAATGGTTCATCCAGTAATGGGGAATCTCAGAATCTCGGGCTTGCTCGGAATCAGGCTGTCTGGTAGTCTCGGATTTTGAAAATACAGCTGTAAAGGTTTTGAAAATTCGTAAAACCATCCCATGTCTAACAAAATCCTGACTAACTACTGTCGAGCATGATGACTGGCCAGATCAAATACCATGATATGCCACGCATATTTAAAACGCAATTGTTAATCACAGGTAAACTGAAACAAGCAAAACGCATattagaaaaataacttttaagtTTAATGTATAAAAGAAGATAGCCTCCTTTTTACCATTTGTATGCCCCCATTATGGCTACTTTGATTCTAAGCTTTTATTCAAACAAGAACAATTAAAGAAATGCTTGTTTTTTGATGCCTACGTTTTCAAGGAGAAAAATATTAAGTAAACATATTTCTTTTCTAAATATTGTGTAACTACTAAATATGTGGTAAAAGAAGGATATCATTGACAGCTTTTTAATAGGATTAACGTACTGTGCCGCTACTTGATTTCtgtttttcaaattccaatcCTTGATCAGAAGAAGCAGCCATGAGGGATGactaaaagca
The sequence above is a segment of the Porites lutea chromosome 3, jaPorLute2.1, whole genome shotgun sequence genome. Coding sequences within it:
- the LOC140929998 gene encoding D-inositol 3-phosphate glycosyltransferase-like, with product MAASSDQGLEFEKQKSSSGTGDNCPQITTSSTSLVEPGQGDGFSTRSALKVTLLGSEWNSSEGGLSTLNRELAIYLSKHPKVEVTLLVPEGVCKDDEKREAGSYGITIVEAEEQTGYDPLDWLNFPPKDLSIDVVIGHGKKLGRQVQGIRNCAEFKNCKWVQVVHTAPEDLGKFKDYINPTSKGERKHQVEVDLCKRADLVMPVGPRLTEFYSSYLQRYKNEMEVLSFTPGLFEREFGELEQDVNNNADFKVLIFGRGDKEDFELKGYNIAAKAFTDPRLKKKPYQLIFVGAPQGKKEQEEVRERLLHCGIAKEQLIVRTFIQNRDSIKDLLCEVDLVIMPSKSEGFGLVALEALSAGLPILVGSRSGFAKALENILHGHSCIVYSDDPAEWAKSIEAVRTRHRMRLEEIKALRTSYRVTFSWNEQCEALVERMWKMVYGSSVEENNNPRTESLSDEQRVFQTSLGSNTERTVDAASGHQTRTSRNTDSQSQNSRKRKLSGCSGDPDIVIRHCYQDLSNEQEEIVHEILSRQIQVYVKYRKVATPEGVSALIEHIRKTYNLALESVGVGSLEIKFRCSTLESLEHLWGDYQSGYLNEIAERYLVTHDIKKKLNLETVRLKTTIEDENYQICRKILTEKSSSSTNFSPSTESDQEKDDSLRIGTSSDVLKVGLFVTVTVF